One segment of Paramormyrops kingsleyae isolate MSU_618 chromosome 8, PKINGS_0.4, whole genome shotgun sequence DNA contains the following:
- the il10 gene encoding interleukin-10, producing MLFSTFTFLSFFIIAVVFDSSANCIHCDKFVEGFPAKLKELRKTFSRIKNYYEANDNTDTALLDDTILQDFKSPSGCHAMNDILRFYLDTVLPTAATKAPRLHTPDISIISGIFSGLKKDVIACKKYFSCKKPFSLEIITSTYKNMNVDGLYKAMGELDLLFNYIEEYLVSKRSRK from the exons ATGCTTTTCTCAACTTTCACTTTCTtatcttttttcattattgcagTAGTGTTTGACAGTTCTGCTAACTGCATACACTGCGACAAGTTCGTTGAAGGTTTTCCTGCAAAACTTAAAGAACTTCGAAAAACTTTTTCCAGGATAAAGAATTATTAT GAAGCCAATGACAACACAGACACTGCACTACTAGATGACACAATTCTTCAAGACTTTAAA AGTCCCTCCGGGTGCCACGCAATGAACGACATCCTTCGGTTTTACCTGGACACGGTCCTGCCGACGGCGGCCACGAAAGCGCCCCGGTTACATACGCCTGACATCAGCATCATCTCGGGCATCTTCAGCGGCCTGAAGAAAGACGTAATCGCCTGC AAAAAATACTTTTCCTGCAAGAAACCCTTTTCCCTTGAAATCATCACGTCTACATACAAAAAC ATGAATGTTGATGGACTCTACAAAGCCATGGGGGAATTGGACTTGCTCTTTAATTACATTGAGGAGTATCTGGTTTCAAAAAGGAGCAGAAAATGA
- the il19l gene encoding interleukin 19 like: MDTRAFQRTTALLLLGLITAGHPLQAAGRLLLLGDCAVTVHTYEMRRDFTEMRQIMVNEDKHISTRLISKQTMKELQPLESCCFLKQLLSFYVERVFSSYVPNQSQFRRNTSNLANSFLSIRNDLLKCQEEMRCECGADSEARLATIHANYEKLEPRDGAVKAIGELDSLLEWMETYGDGRK; encoded by the exons ATGGATACGAGGGCTTTCCAACGCACCACTGCCCTGCTGCTGTTGGGCTTGATTACCGCCGGCCACCCGCTGCAAGCCGCTGGGAGATTATTACTCCTCGGCGACTGTGCTGTCACGGTCCACACCTACGAGATGCGTCGGGACTTCACCGAGATGCGGCAGATCATG GTCAATGAGGATAAGCACATCAGCACACGGCTCATTAGCAAACAGACCATGAAGGAGCTCCAG CCTCTGGAGAGCTGCTGCTTCCTGAAGCAGCTGCTCAGCTTCTACGTGGAAAGGGTCTTCAGCAGCTACGTCCCCAACCAGTCCCAGTTCAGGAGGAACACGAGCAACTTAGCCAACTCATTCCTCAGTATTAGGAACGACCTGCTCAAATGT CAGGAAGAGATGCGCTGCGAATGTGGTGCCGACAGCGAGGCCAGGCTGGCCACCATCCATGCCAACTATGAGAAG CTGGAGCCCCGGGATGGCGCTGTGAAAGCCATCGGGGAGCTGGACTCGCTGCTGGAGTGGATGGAGACATACGGGGACGGCAGAAAGTGA